GATGCGGCGCTTGACCACGTCGCCGATCGACACGATGCCAACCAGCCGATTGCCGCGCAACACCGGCATGTGACGGAACTTGCCCTCGGTCATCTTGGCCATGAGGGTGGCATTGGTGTCTTCCTCGCTGCAGGAGACAACCTCGCGGGTCATGAGCGTACTGACCGGCTTGGCGAGCGCGGCCGCCCCCTCGCGGGCGATGGCGCGCACCACGTCGCGTTCCGACATGATGCCCTTTGCGCCGGCCGACCGATCGGTAACGACGATCGCGCCGATGCGTTTCTCCGCCAGGACGGCGCACACGTCGGCGAGCAAATCGCCGGGGTTGGCCGTCACGACGTTTCGTCCCTTTTCGTTAAGAATGGCCGCAACGGTCATTTGCATGCCTCCCTTGCTGCTGCCGCCCAAGTCTTATCCGGAAAAGGCCGGACGCAGGCGATCTCAGCCGCCGCGCCGCCTGCACAAATGCCGATGATGCGACGTTACGCCGCCGCGCGCAAGCTCGCCGCGTCGCGACTTGACGCCTCCCTAAAGCCGTTCGTCCTCTTCGCCACCGGCATCGATAACGCGCAGATGCGTGGATCGCGCGCTCAGGTCGCCGGCTTTCGAGCGCCCCACCGGATCGAACAGCCGGAAACCCAGAAGCCCGAACAGAAAGCCGCCGATATGGGCCTGCCAGGCGACGATGCCGTTGACGCCGGGAGCTTCCTCGGCGCCGACGCCGAATAGGAAATTGACCCCGAACCAGACGATGAGAAAGGCGAGCACGGTTCGATTGCGCAGCGCCTGCAACAGCGGCAGCGCCGGCGCATGCACGACGCGCTCGTATCCGCTTGCCAAGCCGCCGAGCCCAATGCGGGGGTCGAAGACGAAGCGGATCGCTGCTCCCATGTAGGCCGAAACCACCGCCGAAGCGCCGATCATCGGCGCCAGCCCGCCCCAATTGGAAACCAGGTGCGCGCCCGCGCCGGCGGCCGCCGCAGCCGCGCTCAGCCCCAAGAAGTGCGCCATTCCGAACCGCCGCGCCACGGGGCTGCCGAAAGCCAGGAACCAGATCGAATTGATGGTGAGATGGAAGCCGTCGGCGTGGAGAGCGGCATAGCTGAACCAGGTCCAGATGTCGGCGGCCACTCCCCCTGGCAGCCCCAGCTCGCCGTGCGGGCCGCCGAACCGCGCCGGGATGAAGGCAAAAGTGACGATGAGCTCGAAATCGAGCTCCTCCGGCAGCACGCTTCTGACCAAATGCACCAGGATGATCGCGGCAAGCAGCGCGATCACGACGGGCGGCGCATTGAAGGCAGGCGGACTCGTCCTGGTCATCATTTGTACATAGAGCAAGATCTGGCCTTATGGAACCACTTCACGAGCATCGTCTTGCGCCGCGGCAAGCGCATGCGCCGGTCAAATGGGACCGTTTGACGGGTCAAATCGGCTCGACCCATCGCAATAACTGTAAATCTCGCCCCTTTCCCCGCGCCTCCCTCATTTCATGCCTCATCGGCCCCCATGCTGCCCGCAGGGTGAGCCATTTTGCCGCGCACGCCGTCGCTGGCACGCCTCGTGCTCCGAACCGGGCTGAGCCCGCGAAACGGCTCCGGCGACTGTACCAAGACCGTACAGGTGTCCCGTCGAGGCTCAGGCCTAGACAAAGGACAGATGGGTGGCATGAACTTATGGAACACCGAACGACGCGTGCCTTGTACAACTATTGGCGCCGCTGCCGCGATGTCGCGCGG
This genomic interval from Hyphomicrobiales bacterium contains the following:
- a CDS encoding rhomboid family intramembrane serine protease, which encodes MTRTSPPAFNAPPVVIALLAAIILVHLVRSVLPEELDFELIVTFAFIPARFGGPHGELGLPGGVAADIWTWFSYAALHADGFHLTINSIWFLAFGSPVARRFGMAHFLGLSAAAAAAGAGAHLVSNWGGLAPMIGASAVVSAYMGAAIRFVFDPRIGLGGLASGYERVVHAPALPLLQALRNRTVLAFLIVWFGVNFLFGVGAEEAPGVNGIVAWQAHIGGFLFGLLGFRLFDPVGRSKAGDLSARSTHLRVIDAGGEEDERL
- a CDS encoding CBS domain-containing protein — protein: MTVAAILNEKGRNVVTANPGDLLADVCAVLAEKRIGAIVVTDRSAGAKGIMSERDVVRAIAREGAAALAKPVSTLMTREVVSCSEEDTNATLMAKMTEGKFRHMPVLRGNRLVGIVSIGDVVKRRI